The proteins below come from a single Ictalurus furcatus strain D&B chromosome 27, Billie_1.0, whole genome shotgun sequence genomic window:
- the rrbp1b gene encoding ribosome-binding protein 1b isoform X3: protein MDVYDPQTLGIMVFGGFMVVSAIGIALVSTLSMKETSYEEALAKQRRELAMAQPQRVDKKKKAAEKKSKAKKKEEKPNGKLPEQEAQNDSGHEPSSETSEPEPESEPEVAAAPATVPVPVAPVAPVIPEPKAEVEVAVTKPAVAAAPPALSPKDKKKRKVAKVEPAPAKPVEIASETVTKAPAPKNAKDSAPKDSAAKSAKEPVAKGAKEHGAKEATPKGTKEPVAKEAAPKGTKEPVAKEAAPKGTKEPAAKEAPPKGTKEPAAKEAAPKGTKEPVAKEAAPKGAKEPVAKQAAPKGTKEPAAKQAAPKGTKEPVAKDAAPKVTKEPVAKEAAPKVTKEPVAKEAAPKGTKEHVAKEAAPKGTKEPAAKVAKEAITKEQATKVAKEPSSKGTQEPVTKQQAGKVSKEPAAKESATKAAKEPVPKESAAKAVKEPVGKESAPKTSKESGAKSAKESNVKMAKEPAPKGAKQPAVAVVAEVAPVTIIPAKAEPPKPEASSKKKSKKKAEPAAAVDVTDVPLLLPFNTLVSTLSSSSFSDSETQKLLEIVSDKAGTDTWQLASQKGDPLAALKKQLEEKDKLLSAEQENAAASKTRIRELTKELNSEKSKMASVETRLSSELSAREQEIGALHARMKASYDEHTQQTQKLNGKIQSLQDQLENGPAAQLARLQQENTILRDALNQASSLAESMQNAELVKLRQDVVRLGRELSERTDAQHAEDERRKALESKMAATEEQLAQVKAGRAEAEQALQQTLEKVKAELRQAQDDGATLQAQLQQAQQEGSLLSELQERVRGTEAELKDRCAELEAVKAQLVQVEQDAQEQVLVEVQAPLQSAAPQAENSEELQQLKNSIKEKEDLVTSLKEQLEKMKTSAEEKESSVQQLQDSLTQRESNVSALEEELKQLREQTEQQKSTTESLVLQLQDSLAARENKVLALEEELKQLREEMKQQKEAAEIAEAEQPFENLEKDARLITLEEELQQLRGQVEQTKAESKELQEKNERQLNVFRSETKNALQTLFPHIAVETEQSNWLAAFTLEAQETLRHSLQEASEEKDAALTDALQKLKEAEESQRALHVQCEQYRATLSETEGILQDLQNSVQDGEATWKSRISAVEEERQAALVQLKELEETVETLRSENQSTEQLKGQVMLLEAQLEKQLESVSFSQSCAEEVVKLKTLLTATRSQLEAAQSDAQKQRTELSAVRQQLQAVTEHAQSNEDTQPSQARAQLEQAEVRLQTEASVRQQAEHSYGQAQKCVSDLEAQVEELKIAGEGATTELKERLEKEVKLTQELAETSATLEQKLSAAQEDLTKEKEVVKSLQEQLQEKVQQQVLFSSQ, encoded by the exons ATGGATGTGTACGACCCTCAGACCCTCGGCATCATGGTGTTTGGCGGCTTCATGGTGGTTTCTGCTATCGGAATCGCCCTGGTCTCCACTCTTTCCATGAAGGAGACCTCTTATGAGGAAGCCCTAGCTAAGCAGCGCCGTGAACTGGCCATGGCTCAGCCCCAACGTGtggacaagaagaagaaggcagCGGAGAAGAAAAGCAAAGCcaaaaagaaggaggagaagccGAACGGGAAGCTTCCCGAACAGGAGGCACAGAACGACTCGGGCCACGAACCGTCTTCAGAAACTAGCGAACCAGAACCTGAATCTGAGCCTGAGGTCGCTGCTGCACCTGCGACTGTACCCGTACCTGTCGCACCAGTTGCTCCAGTGATCCCAGAGCCCAAAGCTGAGGTTGAGGTGGCAGTGACGAAGCCTGCTGTAGCAGCAGCCCCACCTGCACTTTCCCCAAAGgacaagaagaagaggaaggttGCGAAGGTGGAGCCAGCCCCTGCTAAACCTGTCGAAATTGCCTCAGAGACCGTCACCAAAGCGCCGGCCCCTAAGAATGCCAAGGACTCCGCCCCTAAGGACTCAGCTGCCAAGAGTGCAAAGGAACCTGTTGCTAAGGGTGCCAAAGAACATGGTGCTAAGGAAGCAACTCCTAAGGGGACCAAGGAACCGGTTGCTAAAGAAGCGGCTCCTAAGGGGACCAAGGAACCGGTTGCTAAAGAAGCGGCTCCTAAGGGGACCAAGGAACCTGCTGCTAAAGAAGCGCCTCCCAAGGGGACCAAGGAACCTGCTGCTAAAGAAGCGGCTCCTAAGGGGACCAAGGAACCTGTTGCTAAAGAAGCGGCTCCTAAGGGGGCCAAGGAACCTGTTGCTAAGCAAGCGGCTCCTAAGGGGACCAAGGAACCTGCTGCTAAGCAAGCGGCTCCTAAGGGGACCAAGGAACCTGTTGCTAAAGATGCGGCTCCTAAGGTCACCAAGGAACCTGTTGCTAAGGAAGCAGCTCCTAAGGTCACCAAGGAACCTGTTGCTAAAGAAGCAGCTCCTAAGGGAACCAAAGAACATGTTGCTAAAGAAGCCGCTCCTAAGGGGACCAAAGAACCAGCTGCAAAGGTGGCAAAGGAAGCCATCACTAAAGAACAAGCCACAAAAGTTGCTAAGGAACCAAGTTCCAAGGGTACCCAGGAACCTGTCACCAAACAGCAAGCTGGAAAAGTTTCTAAAGAACCTGCTGCTAAGGAATCGGCCACTAAAGCCGCCAAGGAGCCTGTTCCTAAAGAATCAGCTGCTAAGGCAGTCAAGGAACCTGTGGGTAAGGAATCGGCTCCAAAGACTTCCAAAGAATCAGGAGCCAAGTCTGCAAAAGAATCTAATGTTAAAATGGCTAAGGAACCGGCTCCCAAGGGCGCCAAGCAGCCAGCTGTTGCTGTTGTGGCCGAGGTTGCCCCGGTGACGATTATTCCAGCAAAAGCTGAGCCGCCCAAACCTGAAGCCTCTTCCAAGAAGAAGTCAAAAAAGAAGGCGGAGCCAG CAGCTGCTGTGGATGTTACAGATGTGCCCCTGCTGTTGCCGTTTAATACTCTGGTCTCCACCCTGAGCAGCTCCAGTTTCAGCGACTCGGAGACGCAGAAGCTTTTGGAGATCGTCAGCGACAAGGCGGGAACTGACACATGGCAGCTG GCATCTCAGAAAGGTGACCCCTTGGCAGCTCTGAagaagcagctggaggagaAAGACAAGCTCCTGTCTGCTGAGCAGGAGAACGCCGCTGCGTCCAAGACGCGCATACGCGAGCTCACTAAG GAGTTAAACAGCGAGAAGAGCAAGATGGCTTCGGTGGAAACTCGGCTGAGCTCGGAGCTGAGCGCTCGCGAGCAGGAGATCGGCGCGCTGCACGCCCGCATGAAGGCTTCCTATGACGAACACACGCAGCAGACCCAGAAGCTCAACGGCAAG ATCCAGAGCCTGCAGGATCAGCTGGAGAACGGTCCTGCCGCCCAGCTGGCCCGCCTGCAGCAAGAAAACACCATCCTGAGAGATGCTCTGAACCAAGCCTCCAGCCTCGCAGAGAGCAt GCAAAACGCTGAGCTGGTAAAGTTGCGCCAGGATGTCGTGCGTCTGGGCCGCGAGCTGAGCGAGCGCACAGACGCCCAACACGCCGAGGATGAGCGTCGGAAAGCGCTGGAATCCAAAATGGCCGCCACCGAGGAGCAGCTGGCGCAGGTCAAG GCGGGGCGCGCGGAGGCCGAGCAGGCTCTGCAGCAGACGTTGGAGAAGGTCAAGGCCGAGTTGCGTCAAGCACAGGACGACGGCGCTACCCTGCAGGCCCAGCTGCAGCAAGCGCAACAGGAAGGCAGCCTGCTCAGCG AGCTGCAGGAGCGTGTGCGTGGTACAGAGGCGGAGCTCAAGGACAGGTGTGCAGAGCTGGAGGCTGTGAAAGCTCAGCTCGTTCAGGTAGAGCAGGACGCACAGGAACAAGTCCTTGTGGAAGTACAGGCCCCACTGCAGTCTGCTGCACCGCAG GCGGAGAATTCTGAGGAACTGCAGCAGCTGAAGAACAG tatAAAGGAGAAGGAGGATTTGGTCACGTCTCTAAAAGAACAACTTGAGAAGATGAAAACAAGTGCAGAGGAG aaGGAGAGCTCGGTGCAGCAGCTACAGGACAGTCTCACACAGCGAGAGAGCAATGTCTCGGCGCTGGAGGAGGAGCTGAAGCAGCTGAGAGAACAGACGGAGCAGCAGAAATCTACG ACCGAGAGCTTGGTGCTGCAGCTGCAGGACAGCCTCGCGGCACGAGAGAATAAAGTCTTGGCTCTGGAGGAGGAGCTGAAGCAGCTGAGAGAGGAGATGAAGCAGCAGAAGGAGGCG GCCGAGATCGCAGAGGCCGAGCAGCCGTTTGAGAA CTTGGAGAAAGACGCTCGCCTGATTACTCTGGAGGAGGAGCTCCAGCAGCTGAGAGGGCAGGTGGAGCAGACGAAGGCCGAGAGCAAG GAGCTTCAGGAGAAGAACGAACGGCAGCTCAACGTTTTCCGGTCGGAGACCAAGAACGCTCTCCAAACACTCTTTCCTCACATCGCCGTCGAAACCGAACAG agtaacTGGTTGGCGGCGTTCACACTCGAAGCACAGGAGACGCTCAGACACAGCCTACAGGAAGCGTCTGAAGAAAAAGACGCAGCACTGaca GACGCTCTACAGAAGTTAAAGGAAGCAGAGGAGAGTCAGAGAGCACTACATGTGCAATGTGAGCAGTACAGAGCCACCCTCAGTGAAACg gagggcATACTGCAGGATCTTCAGAACAGCGTGCAGGATGGAGAGGCCACATGGAAGTCCAGGATCTCTGCGGTCGAGGAAGAGCGGCAGgcg GCCCTGGTTCAAttgaaggagctggaggagaCCGTGGAGACACTGAGGTCCGAGAACCAAAGCACAGAACAG CTAAAAGGGCAGGTGATGCTGCTCGAAGCACAGCTGGAGAAACAGCTGGAGTCAGTCAGCTTCAGCCAGAGCTGTGCTGAGGAGGTGGTGAAG CTAAAGACATTGTTAACAGCCACTCGGAGTCAGCTAGAGGCGGCCCAATCAGACGCTCAGAAACAGCGCACCGAGCTCTCAGCG GTCAGACAGCAACTGCAGGCAGTGACCGAGCACGCGCAGAGCAACGAGGACACGCAGCCCAGCCAG GCTCGGGCACAGCTGGAGCAGGCAGAAGTCCGACTGCAGACAGAGGCCAGCGTGCGCCAGCAGGCGGAGCACAGCTACGGCCAG GCGCAAAAGTGTGTGAGCGACCTGGAGGCTCAGGTGGAGGAGCTGAAGATTGCAGGAGAAGGAGCCACCACTGAGCTCAAG gAGAGGCTGGAGAAGGAGGTGAAGCTGACGCAGGAGCTCGCAGAGACCTCGGCGACACTCGAGCAGAAACTGAGCGCCGCTCAGGAGGACCTGACCAAAGAGAAAGAGGTGGTGAAAAGCCTGCAGGAGCAGCTACAGGAGAAAGTGCAGCAGCAGGTGCTGTTCTCTTCCCAGTGA
- the rrbp1b gene encoding ribosome-binding protein 1b isoform X1 gives MDVYDPQTLGIMVFGGFMVVSAIGIALVSTLSMKETSYEEALAKQRRELAMAQPQRVDKKKKAAEKKSKAKKKEEKPNGKLPEQEAQNDSGHEPSSETSEPEPESEPEVAAAPATVPVPVAPVAPVIPEPKAEVEVAVTKPAVAAAPPALSPKDKKKRKVAKVEPAPAKPVEIASETVTKAPAPKNAKDSAPKDSAAKSAKEPVAKGAKEHGAKEATPKGTKEPVAKEAAPKGTKEPVAKEAAPKGTKEPAAKEAPPKGTKEPAAKEAAPKGTKEPVAKEAAPKGAKEPVAKQAAPKGTKEPAAKQAAPKGTKEPVAKDAAPKVTKEPVAKEAAPKVTKEPVAKEAAPKGTKEHVAKEAAPKGTKEPAAKVAKEAITKEQATKVAKEPSSKGTQEPVTKQQAGKVSKEPAAKESATKAAKEPVPKESAAKAVKEPVGKESAPKTSKESGAKSAKESNVKMAKEPAPKGAKQPAVAVVAEVAPVTIIPAKAEPPKPEASSKKKSKKKAEPAAAVDVTDVPLLLPFNTLVSTLSSSSFSDSETQKLLEIVSDKAGTDTWQLASQKGDPLAALKKQLEEKDKLLSAEQENAAASKTRIRELTKELNSEKSKMASVETRLSSELSAREQEIGALHARMKASYDEHTQQTQKLNGKIQSLQDQLENGPAAQLARLQQENTILRDALNQASSLAESMQNAELVKLRQDVVRLGRELSERTDAQHAEDERRKALESKMAATEEQLAQVKAGRAEAEQALQQTLEKVKAELRQAQDDGATLQAQLQQAQQEGSLLSELQERVRGTEAELKDRCAELEAVKAQLVQVEQDAQEQVLVEVQAPLQSAAPQAENSEELQQLKNSIKEKEDLVTSLKEQLEKMKTSAEEKESSVQQLQDSLTQRESNVSALEEELKQLREQTEQQKSTTESLVLQLQDSLAARENKVLALEEELKQLREEMKQQKEAAEIAEAEQPFENLEKDARLITLEEELQQLRGQVEQTKAESKELQEKNERQLNVFRSETKNALQTLFPHIAVETEQSNWLAAFTLEAQETLRHSLQEASEEKDAALTDALQKLKEAEESQRALHVQCEQYRATLSETEGILQDLQNSVQDGEATWKSRISAVEEERQAALVQLKELEETVETLRSENQSTEQLKGQVMLLEAQLEKQLESVSFSQSCAEEVVKLKTLLTATRSQLEAAQSDAQKQRTELSAVRQQLQAVTEHAQSNEDTQPSQARAQLEQAEVRLQTEASVRQQAEHSYGQAQKCVSDLEAQVEELKIAGEGATTELKERLEKEVKLTQELAETSATLEQKLSAAQEDLTKEKEVVKSLQEQLQEKVQQQEGEELKEGTSV, from the exons ATGGATGTGTACGACCCTCAGACCCTCGGCATCATGGTGTTTGGCGGCTTCATGGTGGTTTCTGCTATCGGAATCGCCCTGGTCTCCACTCTTTCCATGAAGGAGACCTCTTATGAGGAAGCCCTAGCTAAGCAGCGCCGTGAACTGGCCATGGCTCAGCCCCAACGTGtggacaagaagaagaaggcagCGGAGAAGAAAAGCAAAGCcaaaaagaaggaggagaagccGAACGGGAAGCTTCCCGAACAGGAGGCACAGAACGACTCGGGCCACGAACCGTCTTCAGAAACTAGCGAACCAGAACCTGAATCTGAGCCTGAGGTCGCTGCTGCACCTGCGACTGTACCCGTACCTGTCGCACCAGTTGCTCCAGTGATCCCAGAGCCCAAAGCTGAGGTTGAGGTGGCAGTGACGAAGCCTGCTGTAGCAGCAGCCCCACCTGCACTTTCCCCAAAGgacaagaagaagaggaaggttGCGAAGGTGGAGCCAGCCCCTGCTAAACCTGTCGAAATTGCCTCAGAGACCGTCACCAAAGCGCCGGCCCCTAAGAATGCCAAGGACTCCGCCCCTAAGGACTCAGCTGCCAAGAGTGCAAAGGAACCTGTTGCTAAGGGTGCCAAAGAACATGGTGCTAAGGAAGCAACTCCTAAGGGGACCAAGGAACCGGTTGCTAAAGAAGCGGCTCCTAAGGGGACCAAGGAACCGGTTGCTAAAGAAGCGGCTCCTAAGGGGACCAAGGAACCTGCTGCTAAAGAAGCGCCTCCCAAGGGGACCAAGGAACCTGCTGCTAAAGAAGCGGCTCCTAAGGGGACCAAGGAACCTGTTGCTAAAGAAGCGGCTCCTAAGGGGGCCAAGGAACCTGTTGCTAAGCAAGCGGCTCCTAAGGGGACCAAGGAACCTGCTGCTAAGCAAGCGGCTCCTAAGGGGACCAAGGAACCTGTTGCTAAAGATGCGGCTCCTAAGGTCACCAAGGAACCTGTTGCTAAGGAAGCAGCTCCTAAGGTCACCAAGGAACCTGTTGCTAAAGAAGCAGCTCCTAAGGGAACCAAAGAACATGTTGCTAAAGAAGCCGCTCCTAAGGGGACCAAAGAACCAGCTGCAAAGGTGGCAAAGGAAGCCATCACTAAAGAACAAGCCACAAAAGTTGCTAAGGAACCAAGTTCCAAGGGTACCCAGGAACCTGTCACCAAACAGCAAGCTGGAAAAGTTTCTAAAGAACCTGCTGCTAAGGAATCGGCCACTAAAGCCGCCAAGGAGCCTGTTCCTAAAGAATCAGCTGCTAAGGCAGTCAAGGAACCTGTGGGTAAGGAATCGGCTCCAAAGACTTCCAAAGAATCAGGAGCCAAGTCTGCAAAAGAATCTAATGTTAAAATGGCTAAGGAACCGGCTCCCAAGGGCGCCAAGCAGCCAGCTGTTGCTGTTGTGGCCGAGGTTGCCCCGGTGACGATTATTCCAGCAAAAGCTGAGCCGCCCAAACCTGAAGCCTCTTCCAAGAAGAAGTCAAAAAAGAAGGCGGAGCCAG CAGCTGCTGTGGATGTTACAGATGTGCCCCTGCTGTTGCCGTTTAATACTCTGGTCTCCACCCTGAGCAGCTCCAGTTTCAGCGACTCGGAGACGCAGAAGCTTTTGGAGATCGTCAGCGACAAGGCGGGAACTGACACATGGCAGCTG GCATCTCAGAAAGGTGACCCCTTGGCAGCTCTGAagaagcagctggaggagaAAGACAAGCTCCTGTCTGCTGAGCAGGAGAACGCCGCTGCGTCCAAGACGCGCATACGCGAGCTCACTAAG GAGTTAAACAGCGAGAAGAGCAAGATGGCTTCGGTGGAAACTCGGCTGAGCTCGGAGCTGAGCGCTCGCGAGCAGGAGATCGGCGCGCTGCACGCCCGCATGAAGGCTTCCTATGACGAACACACGCAGCAGACCCAGAAGCTCAACGGCAAG ATCCAGAGCCTGCAGGATCAGCTGGAGAACGGTCCTGCCGCCCAGCTGGCCCGCCTGCAGCAAGAAAACACCATCCTGAGAGATGCTCTGAACCAAGCCTCCAGCCTCGCAGAGAGCAt GCAAAACGCTGAGCTGGTAAAGTTGCGCCAGGATGTCGTGCGTCTGGGCCGCGAGCTGAGCGAGCGCACAGACGCCCAACACGCCGAGGATGAGCGTCGGAAAGCGCTGGAATCCAAAATGGCCGCCACCGAGGAGCAGCTGGCGCAGGTCAAG GCGGGGCGCGCGGAGGCCGAGCAGGCTCTGCAGCAGACGTTGGAGAAGGTCAAGGCCGAGTTGCGTCAAGCACAGGACGACGGCGCTACCCTGCAGGCCCAGCTGCAGCAAGCGCAACAGGAAGGCAGCCTGCTCAGCG AGCTGCAGGAGCGTGTGCGTGGTACAGAGGCGGAGCTCAAGGACAGGTGTGCAGAGCTGGAGGCTGTGAAAGCTCAGCTCGTTCAGGTAGAGCAGGACGCACAGGAACAAGTCCTTGTGGAAGTACAGGCCCCACTGCAGTCTGCTGCACCGCAG GCGGAGAATTCTGAGGAACTGCAGCAGCTGAAGAACAG tatAAAGGAGAAGGAGGATTTGGTCACGTCTCTAAAAGAACAACTTGAGAAGATGAAAACAAGTGCAGAGGAG aaGGAGAGCTCGGTGCAGCAGCTACAGGACAGTCTCACACAGCGAGAGAGCAATGTCTCGGCGCTGGAGGAGGAGCTGAAGCAGCTGAGAGAACAGACGGAGCAGCAGAAATCTACG ACCGAGAGCTTGGTGCTGCAGCTGCAGGACAGCCTCGCGGCACGAGAGAATAAAGTCTTGGCTCTGGAGGAGGAGCTGAAGCAGCTGAGAGAGGAGATGAAGCAGCAGAAGGAGGCG GCCGAGATCGCAGAGGCCGAGCAGCCGTTTGAGAA CTTGGAGAAAGACGCTCGCCTGATTACTCTGGAGGAGGAGCTCCAGCAGCTGAGAGGGCAGGTGGAGCAGACGAAGGCCGAGAGCAAG GAGCTTCAGGAGAAGAACGAACGGCAGCTCAACGTTTTCCGGTCGGAGACCAAGAACGCTCTCCAAACACTCTTTCCTCACATCGCCGTCGAAACCGAACAG agtaacTGGTTGGCGGCGTTCACACTCGAAGCACAGGAGACGCTCAGACACAGCCTACAGGAAGCGTCTGAAGAAAAAGACGCAGCACTGaca GACGCTCTACAGAAGTTAAAGGAAGCAGAGGAGAGTCAGAGAGCACTACATGTGCAATGTGAGCAGTACAGAGCCACCCTCAGTGAAACg gagggcATACTGCAGGATCTTCAGAACAGCGTGCAGGATGGAGAGGCCACATGGAAGTCCAGGATCTCTGCGGTCGAGGAAGAGCGGCAGgcg GCCCTGGTTCAAttgaaggagctggaggagaCCGTGGAGACACTGAGGTCCGAGAACCAAAGCACAGAACAG CTAAAAGGGCAGGTGATGCTGCTCGAAGCACAGCTGGAGAAACAGCTGGAGTCAGTCAGCTTCAGCCAGAGCTGTGCTGAGGAGGTGGTGAAG CTAAAGACATTGTTAACAGCCACTCGGAGTCAGCTAGAGGCGGCCCAATCAGACGCTCAGAAACAGCGCACCGAGCTCTCAGCG GTCAGACAGCAACTGCAGGCAGTGACCGAGCACGCGCAGAGCAACGAGGACACGCAGCCCAGCCAG GCTCGGGCACAGCTGGAGCAGGCAGAAGTCCGACTGCAGACAGAGGCCAGCGTGCGCCAGCAGGCGGAGCACAGCTACGGCCAG GCGCAAAAGTGTGTGAGCGACCTGGAGGCTCAGGTGGAGGAGCTGAAGATTGCAGGAGAAGGAGCCACCACTGAGCTCAAG gAGAGGCTGGAGAAGGAGGTGAAGCTGACGCAGGAGCTCGCAGAGACCTCGGCGACACTCGAGCAGAAACTGAGCGCCGCTCAGGAGGACCTGACCAAAGAGAAAGAGGTGGTGAAAAGCCTGCAGGAGCAGCTACAGGAGAAAGTGCAGCAGCAG GAAGGAGAAGAGCTGAAGGAAGGAACCTCCGTGTGA